CAGACAGAAAGAAATAGACACTTCTGAAGTATAACATTCTAACAACTAGTCATAATGCCTGCAGATCTCTGTGACAATGTTAGAAATCCACCATATAAATATGTCACCACCCATATACAGAATTTTATCCtcaaattaatcaaagaaaACTGCCACAAATTCagactaaaatatttaaattcaagaaagtGAAGAAGTGAAGGCAGTTCCATAGAATATACCAAGCAATACGACCTTAACTAAAGATATATTTGCTATTGTATTCTTTGTAgcataaataatttcaaactcCATGCAAACAACAGATGCAAAATATGATAAGGATTTCTATACCTGTATTCTTTACTTGGGATGGCATAAGGAATGGAATCTAGATGATAACTGGTATGGTCAGTTCCAGAATCAGTACCCTGGAGATTACCAACAGCATTTGCAGGAAGATTTTGGAAGTTTACAGTTCTACTGCTGCCACTGCCACCAGTGACATCAAGTGTTGTGACAGTTGAAGAGGATTGAGTCATAGTTTGTGATTCCACAGGCTTTCTTGAACGGTTGCGGCCACGGTGCATGTGGCGCTCACAGTACTTGGAGTCTGGGTATGCTTCCTTGGAGCACCTCCACTTTTTTCCATCAGTCCTCCTACATCTCCCTGGCTCTGGGTCCACCTTCTTCCCATAGAAGGAACAGTAACTCACTGCAAAGTTTGTCATGCACAGCTTTTCATTACCCACATTCCAAACACACCcaacaaaaaagacaaaaatggaAGTTTTGGCACACATTTTACATAGCTAATAGGTTCAAAATCTCCAGAACTGAATACCCAATATCATAGTATAACATAAGCAATCACAAATCTGTCTCAAGAATCTCATCCATAAAGTTAAAAAATCCCTAAATTGACTATGAATTCACTGGTTAGTGAGTttaattgcaaaaataaaaataaaaccctCCAAAAGTGTAAAGAGAATATCCTAATAAGCTCACCAAGCCATTCAGGAACAAAGGGTAAATATAGCAATGTGAAGCATTTAGGGTTGAAAGAAAGACATTGATGTTGCCTTCACATACATGACACCAccatttatgataataaaacatagaaaaactcaaaaacaaaaacacccTAATCTTAAAATTTGAGTTGTTTAAAACAGGAAAAACTGTAACCATTGCTGAAAAGAGCTCATCGTACAGAAAAGAAACAGGATTGGAAAACTGACATGTGGGATGGTGAAAGAAGGCATGTGGTATAGAATTGAAGCTCTTCTGAATGGGGAGCACCAGATTCTGAGGCACAGGAAGACCCGCAAGCATGTACTTGAAGATCAAAGCTTGGTGCTCCAGTTCCTCCCACTGAGACACTGTGAATGGCGATCTCCCATAGTAACCATTGCTCAATCCCATCAAAGTCCCTCCACCACTGTTGTTCATCTTTTCTGTTACTTCCACTTCTCACACTCTTATCAATAACACCACACTCTCTCCTCAGACACCGGAATCAAACATAGTCAAAACCGAAACATGAGATCAGATCGAGCTTTGTCTCAGCCATTTGGGTTTTGCTCTGTCATGCTCCAAGTTATAAAGGAAACTCCATTCAAGTAAGCCATCCATAACATTCACTGATTtcaatcaatttcttttttcttctcaaattttacattatacccagtaataaaatagttaattttataactattataatcTCTTaaccatataaaaaatattgtaaaacttAATCAAATGTTAATAAATCGGGTGCTTTTGAAAGTGGAGATGTGTTAGTGTCTAAGAGaagtttcaaaataatatattattattattaactagagaaattttcaataaatgtatgtttatatttttatcatatcaaaacacataatttttatttttcaataattaataaaaaatataaagttatattCTGTAactatcaataaaaataattgttcaaaattattttttgagttaaatttatccttactaatataaattattttattaattgttttaatttttagattttgcAATCTTTTTTGTAATTACcttctaataataattaaaaaatatattttttatatgtagttatatatgttttcattagtatatttaaaataatatatatagatataattctatgaaattaatgttaaagTAATTATCTAACCGTTAttcaaacatttatttaattatcttaaaataaaagaaaccattttattatttattttaattaataattaaataaatattttttatttaactaagaACAAAAGtattctattaaaggatatCATATGGTTGAAAAATACTAaaagcaaattttatttttgggaTTTGGTGTCATTTATTGAGATTGCTGGAAAAGAGGATGATGTAGTTTTATTGTGCTACCCTTGAACGGACAGCAACAACGCGTGATGGGCTGGAGAAACGGTGGACCCCGGGCCCAGTGGCCCATAGCACCGATTGACAGATACTACACCGCTAGAGAAAAAGGAAACCATTCACTACTTGGCGGAATGCGGGTGACATTCGATGTGGGGCTCAATCTCTCTCCCACGTTTTgccaaaattaaaaacaaattagtaAATGTGTCCAAGCAGTCCAAATGTGTGCAATTCCAGTTTAGTGTTTCTTTGTTTGTATCATTGCCTATGTACTCTGTACCTTTGTGGATTATTGAAGATGAGTGAATGAATGAGCACAAGAACTTGCCAACTTCTCTTACACCTCATGCCCAAGGGTTTAATTATTCACTGTTTGGTAACCCATGCTTCATCATTCATGGACCACACCCATAGCCATGTTTTGTTTGTGTATGTGTATTTGCCTTCAATTCCTTGAGGTAGATATACCATGATTtcttttaagattaaatatatatggAAAGACTCGTATGATGTGTATTGGTATActtgtttaattaatatattggCATATTAGTCTaatatgtattgttagactttttttaatcaatacAGACACGTTTGTATAATGTGTATTGCTATATTCATCTAATCAATGTATATCCATATTCGTGTAATGTATATTGTATGACTCGTCTAATCGTCCAATGTGTATTAATAAAACCACCTTATTTGCATATAGACAATCTTATCTAATCAGCGTATAAACATGTCTGTCTAGTGTTTTTTCTTAAAGTCGTTTTATTAGTGTATGAATATAGTTGTTCAATCAATGTATGTGTAGAATCGTTTAATGTGTATTGCAATACTTATTTATCAGTTAATGAACAtctaatatgtattaataagctcatataatttatatatggaCAGATAAACTTGTGCAACATATATTGACTGACTTATCTTATCATTGTATAGAGAGACTCGTCTAGTGTTTGATgctaaactttttttattagtgtatggacaaactcataaatatttcTAGAGTCTTCTAATTAATATGTGGAATGATGTATCTATTGTTTTTTGTTATACTTTTCTAAtgattatatgaaaaaattgatgtataatgttatttaattagTTCTCATTCAATATATTTTGCTATATTCATCTTATCATTATATGCttagactcatctaatcaatTTATGAAAGATctcatttaatgtttttttattatatccatttaattaatatataaacaaacttatttattatatattattatattcgaTTATGATTTTGTTATATGCATATAATTAATGTATGCACAATCTTCTTAATGTGTATATTATTAGAATGTGTATATTATTAGacttgtaatgttttttttttctacattgATCTAATATGTTACTAGACTTTGtgtaatcaataaatatatatatatatatatatatatatatatatatattatactcaAATAATGAGAATATAAAtacatcaataatatattttaaaataattagtttgttagttttactttttgttttaaactctACACtttcaagttaaaaaaaaactaaataattaataaaaaaagttataatattaaaatgtatgattattttattataaatatctaatttaaGCATTTGAAACAAACtataaagtataatattttaaatttattattaaaaatataattatgtaaatttGTATGCCAATTTATATacgtatatataattaatgttagtttttttaataatatcaatttaacttttacgtactaaaaatataaaatatattcaactataataatatttatgttata
The Vigna angularis cultivar LongXiaoDou No.4 chromosome 5, ASM1680809v1, whole genome shotgun sequence genome window above contains:
- the LOC108338960 gene encoding growth-regulating factor 4 isoform X2, whose product is MNNSGGGTLMGLSNGYYGRSPFTVSQWEELEHQALIFKYMLAGLPVPQNLVLPIQKSFNSIPHAFFHHPTLSYCSFYGKKVDPEPGRCRRTDGKKWRCSKEAYPDSKYCERHMHRGRNRSRKPVESQTMTQSSSTVTTLDVTGGSGSSRTVNFQNLPANAVGNLQGTDSGTDHTSYHLDSIPYAIPSKEYRYLQGLKSEGGEHIFFSEASGSSKVLQMESQQLEDTWSLMSNKVASFSTSKSSNDSLLHSDYPQNSFLSGEYASEEHLKEEGQSLRPFFNEWPKGRDSWSGLEDERSNQAAFSTTQLSISIPMSSDISATSSQSPHDN
- the LOC108338960 gene encoding growth-regulating factor 4 isoform X1, with the translated sequence MNNSGGGTLMGLSNGYYGRSPFTVSQWEELEHQALIFKYMLAGLPVPQNLVLPIQKSFNSIPHAFFHHPTLSYCSFYGKKVDPEPGRCRRTDGKKWRCSKEAYPDSKYCERHMHRGRNRSRKPVESQTMTQSSSTVTTLDVTGGSGSSRTVNFQNLPANAVGNLQGTDSGTDHTSYHLDSIPYAIPSKEYRYLQGLKSEGGEHIFFSEASGSSKVLQMESQQLEDTWSLMSNKVASFSTSKSSNDSLLHSDYPQNSFLSGEYASEEHLKEEGQSLRPFFNEWPKGRDSWSGLEDERSNQAAFSTTQLSISIPMSSDISATSSQSPHGENEIQFR